Genomic segment of Juglans microcarpa x Juglans regia isolate MS1-56 chromosome 7S, Jm3101_v1.0, whole genome shotgun sequence:
tactaatagtcaattctttaatcattaagtaaaataaaaaattaaaaaaaatcaaatataaaagaatagtAAATGAGTAGTGTGAGAGTAgtaatcttatcattttcttttattttatacagTTTTTTTGGGTTCATTATCAAACTCCCGGCCCGTTTTTAACTTAGCCTGGCCGAGTATATAAAACATAGAAGGGCCCAAAACGCTAAGACAATTTCCTGAAACAATAACCTCCATATCAAGCCAAAACCCTAGTCCCATTTGTTCTGTACCATCACTCCAGCTCTCGAGCTCCCAGACGCGGCCGCCATCTCTGCTCTCAGGTAAACCTATCTCACACAACCGTTAAACAGCTAGTCTGactctctctctgattttgaTTTGACCCCTTGTAAGATGAATCCTATAAGAATTGCTTGATTACTTCGATGCGTACCGTATTTATCAGCTTCATGGTAGAGCTTGATTCGCTCCACAACAATATTATAGACAAAGAATACCGCTGCTTTTCTtttggctttgatattttgtatCAATTGACTGATTAATGTGCGAGTAACAACTACCATTGATGGAGATGTTTTCTTTTACGGTTTGGTTTTCATTCGACGGGTTTGTTACTTGATCCCGGTAACATTTCGTCGTAGTCTTTGTATGCCGATCGCGAGAATACCCACCTATTCATTTGTAACGTAATAGCAAGTGTTAGTTTTGTTAATGATTGGATGTTTGCTGTAACCGTTTTGACCAGTTTGAATTCGGGAGGATGGTAAGAGTTAGCGTGTTGAATGATGCTCTGAAGAGCATGTACAATGCAGAGAAGAGGGGAAAGCGACAGGTCATGATCAGGCCGTCCTCGAAAGTGATCATCAAGTTTCTTCTAGTCATGCAGAAGCATGGTTTGTCCGCTTGCACGAATTTATCCCCTCATCCCCCTTCGCTTGTGCACAATgatttataatgtttttaatcGTTCTGGGTTTTTACAGGCTATATTGGGGAGTTTGAGTATGTTGATGATCACAGATCTGGCAAGATTGTGGTTGAATTAAATGGAAGGCTGAACAAGTGTGGGGTTATAAGTCCACGCTTTGATGTCGGTGTCAAAGAGATTGAGGGCTGGACTGCCAGGCTGCTTCCTTCAAGACAGGTTAGCCTTAGAATTTCTGTAtctgattgatttattttttgtatgacTTGGTTTGAACTAAAAGACTTATCATTAACATGATGGTTTGCTATCTGTGATTAAGGAGAATTACACACCAGAAATCATGGAAAATGAGTTTGGATGAAAGAGATGAAAACCAAACATAAGATCATACTTTTGGCATCTACATTTTGTGGCATGATTTTGCAGATGTTTGTTGCAAAATTGAAAACTTATTGTAAATACATGGATTACCTAGGGACTGTATGCGCAATAATAGTAGATTGATAGCTATTGTGCAAGAAATTAGAAGTTTTGAGAGCTCTGATAAAGTGATATGGAGTCATAAACGAGGGACCCCCTCTCTCTTATGGCATGAGTTTGTGTGGGGTTGGACAAGGGAAGTGATTTTGGGCGGATGTTTGATTTGCCGAGAACATGTGATGATGAGACCGTTTAGATAAAATGATGGATCATTATACTATACTTAGCCTA
This window contains:
- the LOC121240660 gene encoding 40S ribosomal protein S15a-1, translating into MVRVSVLNDALKSMYNAEKRGKRQVMIRPSSKVIIKFLLVMQKHGYIGEFEYVDDHRSGKIVVELNGRLNKCGVISPRFDVGVKEIEGWTARLLPSRQFGYIVLTTSAGIMDHEEARRKNVGGKVLGFFY